In the genome of Planctomycetia bacterium, one region contains:
- a CDS encoding toxin-antitoxin system HicB family antitoxin, with protein sequence MKTLTLEIADSHYLYAERLAASLNEPLTQLLHRALIEKLDEIGTAHTQERAKRGSREAFRAALSKVPDVPPDAGDELD encoded by the coding sequence ATGAAAACCCTCACCCTCGAAATCGCCGACTCCCACTACCTCTACGCCGAAAGACTAGCAGCCAGCCTCAACGAACCTCTCACACAACTCCTTCACCGGGCGCTCATCGAGAAACTCGACGAGATCGGAACCGCTCACACTCAAGAAAGAGCCAAGCGTGGCAGCCGTGAAGCTTTTCGGGCGGCCTTGAGCAAAGTTCCCGATGTACCACCAGATGCCGGCGATGAGCTTGATTGA
- a CDS encoding VOC family protein — translation MAKPAKNTICLWYDRDAEEAARFYAKTFPNSEVKAVHKAPGDYPSGKKGDVLTVEFTVLGIPCLGLNGGPAFKQSEAFSFQVATEDQAETDRYWNAIVGNGGKESQCGWCKDKWGINWQITPVALTQAIIDPDPAVAKRAFEAMMMMQKIDIAVIEKAMRG, via the coding sequence ATGGCCAAGCCAGCTAAGAATACGATATGTCTCTGGTATGATCGGGATGCAGAGGAGGCAGCGAGGTTTTATGCCAAGACTTTTCCAAACTCTGAGGTGAAGGCTGTCCACAAGGCGCCGGGGGATTACCCTTCTGGAAAGAAAGGCGATGTACTTACCGTCGAGTTCACCGTGCTCGGCATACCCTGCCTGGGGCTCAACGGCGGACCGGCATTCAAGCAGAGCGAAGCGTTCTCGTTCCAAGTGGCCACCGAAGACCAGGCCGAGACCGACCGCTACTGGAACGCCATCGTGGGCAACGGCGGCAAGGAAAGCCAGTGCGGCTGGTGCAAAGACAAATGGGGCATCAATTGGCAGATCACACCAGTGGCTTTGACACAAGCGATCATCGACCCCGATCCTGCCGTAGCCAAGCGAGCATTCGAAGCGATGATGATGATGCAGAAGATTGATATTGCAGTGATTGAGAAGGCGATGAGGGGGTGA
- a CDS encoding RNA-binding protein encodes MSKKLYVGNLSYETTDADLRDMFEQHGSVSSAQVIMDRDTGRSKGFGFVEMGESQHADAAISALNGQSSGGRQLTVNEARPKTNSGGGSRGSFGGGNRRY; translated from the coding sequence ATGAGTAAGAAGTTGTATGTCGGTAACCTCTCGTATGAGACCACCGATGCCGATCTGCGTGACATGTTTGAACAGCATGGTAGCGTTTCGTCAGCACAAGTAATTATGGACCGCGACACTGGTCGCTCCAAGGGTTTTGGTTTTGTTGAAATGGGTGAAAGCCAGCACGCTGATGCTGCTATTTCAGCACTCAATGGCCAATCCAGCGGTGGCCGTCAGTTGACGGTGAATGAAGCTCGCCCCAAGACCAATTCCGGTGGTGGCAGCCGTGGTAGCTTCGGTGGTGGCAACCGTCGTTATTAA
- a CDS encoding aromatic ring-hydroxylating dioxygenase subunit alpha — MQPVTEALYDCWYLAIPGRQLKRGRTLRKMLLGKSVLLGRDSDGVVFALVDICPHRGIPLSHGKFDGKEIECCYHGWKFDCSGTCTHIPSLLSTQKFELDRVHTGNFPCREVQGNIWVYIPQEKNKLPEALPEIPLCPQVDASHYRMVEHSVFNCSIDQAVIGLMDPAHGPFVHQSWWWRTAKTMHEKSKEFAPSNLGFTMVRHRPSSNSKVYQLLGAEVFTEIRFELPGSRIEHISVGKHSIVGLTSLTPLTADQAELHQVFYWTFPWLGVIKPFMRHFVRTFIEQDRKVVGQQATGLNEDPALILINDADKPARWYYALKKELIQSRTEGRPFVNPVPHTTLRWRT; from the coding sequence ATGCAGCCTGTCACGGAGGCTCTCTACGATTGCTGGTATCTGGCAATTCCAGGCAGGCAATTGAAGCGAGGTCGCACCTTGCGGAAAATGTTGCTGGGCAAGTCGGTTCTGCTGGGGCGTGATTCTGATGGCGTGGTCTTTGCTCTCGTTGATATCTGTCCGCACCGTGGCATACCACTGTCACACGGCAAGTTCGACGGCAAAGAGATCGAGTGCTGTTATCATGGCTGGAAGTTCGATTGCTCAGGCACCTGTACTCATATCCCTTCGCTGCTGAGTACGCAGAAGTTTGAGCTTGACCGAGTTCACACAGGCAACTTCCCCTGCAGGGAGGTTCAGGGCAACATCTGGGTCTATATTCCCCAGGAGAAAAATAAACTACCTGAAGCTTTGCCGGAAATACCACTCTGCCCACAAGTTGATGCCAGTCATTATCGCATGGTGGAGCACAGTGTTTTCAATTGCTCGATAGATCAAGCTGTCATCGGGTTGATGGATCCTGCCCACGGGCCTTTTGTTCATCAATCGTGGTGGTGGCGTACTGCCAAAACGATGCATGAAAAGTCCAAGGAGTTCGCGCCCTCGAACCTGGGCTTCACGATGGTTCGCCATCGTCCTTCTTCAAACTCCAAAGTGTATCAACTGCTCGGCGCGGAGGTCTTTACCGAGATCCGCTTTGAACTTCCCGGCAGCCGTATCGAACACATTAGCGTCGGCAAGCACAGCATTGTCGGGCTGACATCACTAACCCCGCTTACGGCAGATCAGGCAGAACTCCATCAGGTTTTCTACTGGACGTTCCCCTGGCTCGGCGTCATCAAGCCGTTCATGCGACATTTTGTCAGAACCTTTATCGAGCAGGATCGCAAAGTAGTTGGTCAGCAGGCGACTGGTCTGAATGAAGACCCGGCTCTGATCCTGATCAACGATGCCGACAAGCCGGCTCGGTGGTACTACGCTTTGAAGAAAGAACTGATCCAGTCCAGAACCGAAGGCAGACCCTTCGTCAATCCCGTGCCTCACACCACGCTGCGTTGGCGAACTTGA
- a CDS encoding ABC-F family ATP-binding cassette domain-containing protein, translating into MGVLLQITQASKSYGDQILLDGAEATFHDNVKIGFIGRNGAGKSTLLKCILGEEELDRGDIIRSSNLKLGYLRQHDPFLPGESALDFLMRDSEQPDWKCGEVAGEFELKGSYLRGPIAKLSGGWQTRVKLAALLLHEPNLLLLDEPTNFLDIRTQILLEHFLKNHRSACLIVSHDRAFLNATCTHTLDLSRGKLTLFPGKVDAYLEFVKEQRERDMRANETIMSKRRHLEEFIAKNKARAATATLARSKSKQLERLELNEIDGNESTANIRPPKVEPRKGNALRCIHLSMGYPDRTIAEGIELEIEHGSRAAIVGDNGQGKTTFLRTLVDSLPPLSGEVKWGHGCNIGTYAQHVYTSLPEDRTVLEYLHSQAAPGKKDQEILGLAGALLFKGGAVNKRIAVLSGGERARLCLAGLLLSKHNVLILDEPGNHLDVDTIEALGDALVEYEGTVIFTSHDRHFMTKVATSVIEVRDGRVVNHSGRYQNYLDRVNQEIEDGERELASTRALLPREVRHAVVETSAGPRTEKMVRKEMKTIERQIAQFDEQKKTLTQQMNTTQDADELVKLEAELNEITSQLEEAENKWSELWAEAEGM; encoded by the coding sequence ATGGGCGTTCTGCTGCAAATCACACAAGCTTCCAAGAGTTATGGCGACCAGATATTGCTGGATGGTGCTGAGGCGACCTTTCATGACAATGTCAAAATCGGGTTCATCGGCCGCAATGGGGCGGGCAAGAGCACACTGCTCAAATGCATCCTGGGCGAAGAGGAACTGGACCGTGGCGATATCATCCGCTCTTCGAACCTGAAGCTGGGCTACCTCCGGCAACACGATCCGTTCCTGCCTGGCGAATCAGCGCTCGACTTTCTGATGCGTGACAGCGAGCAGCCTGACTGGAAATGTGGCGAAGTCGCTGGCGAGTTTGAATTGAAAGGCAGCTACCTCAGAGGTCCCATTGCCAAGCTCTCGGGTGGCTGGCAGACTCGTGTCAAGCTTGCTGCACTATTGCTGCATGAGCCGAATCTGCTGCTACTTGATGAACCGACCAACTTTCTTGATATCCGCACGCAGATTCTGCTCGAACACTTCCTCAAGAATCACCGCTCGGCCTGCCTCATTGTCTCGCACGATCGGGCGTTCCTGAATGCCACGTGCACCCACACGCTCGACTTGAGCAGGGGCAAACTGACACTATTTCCCGGCAAAGTGGATGCCTACCTCGAGTTCGTGAAAGAGCAGCGGGAACGGGACATGCGTGCCAACGAAACGATCATGTCGAAACGCAGGCACCTGGAGGAGTTCATTGCCAAGAACAAGGCACGGGCTGCTACCGCGACATTGGCTCGCTCCAAAAGCAAACAGCTTGAACGGCTCGAATTGAACGAGATTGACGGCAATGAATCGACCGCGAACATCCGTCCGCCGAAAGTTGAACCTCGCAAAGGCAACGCCCTGCGCTGCATCCATCTCAGCATGGGTTATCCGGATCGCACGATTGCTGAGGGCATCGAACTCGAAATCGAGCATGGTTCGCGTGCCGCCATCGTGGGTGATAACGGTCAGGGAAAGACAACATTTCTCCGCACGCTGGTCGATTCTCTGCCACCACTGTCAGGCGAAGTAAAGTGGGGGCATGGCTGCAACATCGGCACTTACGCCCAGCATGTCTACACCAGTCTGCCTGAAGACCGAACGGTGCTCGAATATCTGCATTCACAGGCAGCACCGGGCAAAAAGGATCAGGAAATTCTCGGCCTTGCCGGTGCTTTGCTCTTCAAGGGCGGGGCGGTCAACAAGCGTATCGCGGTACTTTCGGGTGGTGAACGTGCCAGGCTTTGCCTGGCGGGTCTTCTGCTCAGCAAACACAATGTGTTGATTCTGGATGAACCGGGTAATCATCTTGATGTCGATACCATCGAAGCGCTGGGCGACGCGCTGGTTGAGTATGAAGGTACGGTCATCTTCACCAGCCACGACCGCCACTTCATGACCAAGGTGGCTACCAGTGTCATCGAAGTGCGTGATGGCCGTGTGGTCAATCACAGTGGCCGGTATCAGAACTACCTCGATCGGGTGAACCAGGAAATTGAAGATGGAGAGCGAGAGTTAGCGAGCACCAGGGCACTACTGCCACGCGAGGTGCGTCACGCAGTCGTTGAAACAAGTGCTGGTCCACGGACGGAAAAGATGGTCCGCAAGGAAATGAAAACCATTGAAAGGCAGATTGCACAATTCGATGAACAGAAGAAAACGCTTACACAACAAATGAACACGACCCAGGATGCCGACGAACTCGTCAAGCTGGAAGCCGAACTGAATGAGATCACTTCTCAATTGGAAGAAGCCGAGAACAAGTGGAGTGAACTCTGGGCCGAAGCCGAAGGAATGTAG
- a CDS encoding HEAT repeat domain-containing protein translates to MSPLDQLLQARTERERNAALKGWTKVHGPVFEFMVTINQPGVVALLVPADRFAELLEAYQRSRHHYLKQLSEQLPQLSFDNDEFEYHLLVYSLAEHLEGDLEPIRPIMEKMLLEKDTEIMGVATKLFERMGVNCWASWPVIRKAFACQGMWESPFHLGNAVAATVREKPDRLEAIRTALQAGKEKEQQALCHVLVELGPLANPLTDDVIRITLTPSASPDTISCAIMALGYLGEKNAEISAILRHAIGSEHWFVRANAIASAGQLRLEPEMFVPLIIQRLQDDFGYDGWSASNAAVKALGQYGPDARIAREPLIVLQNSTDDEDMQKAISEALTPIR, encoded by the coding sequence ATGTCACCATTAGATCAACTACTGCAGGCTCGAACAGAACGGGAACGCAATGCCGCCCTGAAAGGGTGGACGAAGGTGCACGGACCCGTGTTCGAATTCATGGTAACGATCAATCAACCAGGCGTAGTGGCATTGCTGGTGCCAGCAGATCGTTTTGCCGAGTTGCTCGAAGCTTATCAGAGATCCCGTCACCATTACTTAAAACAGCTGTCAGAACAGTTGCCTCAGTTAAGTTTTGATAATGATGAGTTTGAATACCACCTGCTCGTTTATTCACTCGCAGAGCACCTGGAGGGTGATCTCGAGCCGATACGTCCGATCATGGAGAAAATGCTGCTGGAGAAAGATACTGAAATCATGGGAGTAGCCACGAAGCTTTTTGAACGCATGGGGGTAAATTGCTGGGCATCGTGGCCCGTCATTCGCAAGGCATTTGCCTGTCAGGGTATGTGGGAAAGCCCGTTTCATCTGGGTAATGCCGTTGCCGCTACGGTGAGAGAAAAGCCTGATCGCCTGGAGGCCATTAGAACGGCATTACAGGCTGGCAAAGAAAAGGAACAACAGGCACTCTGCCATGTACTCGTCGAGTTAGGCCCATTGGCAAACCCGTTGACCGATGATGTGATTCGTATAACTCTTACGCCATCTGCTTCGCCTGATACCATCAGCTGTGCTATCATGGCACTTGGCTATCTGGGAGAAAAGAACGCTGAGATCTCTGCCATCCTTCGGCATGCCATAGGCAGCGAACACTGGTTTGTTCGTGCCAATGCGATTGCCTCGGCAGGGCAATTGCGACTTGAGCCGGAAATGTTCGTGCCACTCATTATCCAGCGTCTGCAGGATGATTTCGGCTACGATGGCTGGTCAGCATCCAATGCAGCGGTAAAGGCGCTGGGGCAGTATGGGCCTGATGCAAGGATCGCACGCGAACCACTTATTGTCTTGCAGAATTCGACTGATGATGAAGACATGCAGAAGGCTATATCTGAAGCGCTCACTCCGATTCGCTGA
- a CDS encoding winged helix-turn-helix transcriptional regulator — MQKEAMLELEALTEAAECLKILAHPHRLRIVEMLLQKRYTVGELADACEITSSIASGHLRLMQRCGLLLPDRDGRHVCYRIADPCLKKIMNCIRERFAS; from the coding sequence ATGCAGAAGGAAGCAATGCTGGAACTTGAAGCACTGACAGAGGCAGCGGAATGTCTGAAGATACTGGCTCATCCGCATCGCCTGCGCATTGTGGAAATGTTGCTGCAGAAACGCTACACGGTCGGCGAGTTGGCTGATGCCTGTGAGATAACCAGCAGCATCGCCTCAGGTCACCTGCGACTGATGCAGCGCTGCGGGCTTTTGCTGCCCGATCGCGATGGCCGCCATGTCTGCTATCGCATCGCCGATCCCTGCCTTAAAAAAATCATGAACTGTATTCGTGAACGATTTGCCTCATAA
- a CDS encoding rhodanese-like domain-containing protein — protein MVTIHPSELAAKIQAGENIELLDVRTPAEFNAVHSEFAKNLPLNDLNAAEYLKVRPRADQPLYVICQSGTRGRKACEALQAAGGTSVINVEGGTAAWIAAGLPVVRGRQVISLERQVRIAAGSLVFASVLLGWFVHPYFLGLAAFVGAGLVFAGITDTCGMGLMLARMPWNRVRTATPASCPVPQNT, from the coding sequence ATGGTAACCATCCATCCATCGGAACTGGCTGCAAAGATACAGGCTGGTGAAAACATCGAACTGCTGGATGTCAGAACCCCAGCAGAGTTTAATGCAGTACATAGCGAATTTGCCAAAAACCTGCCGCTCAACGATCTGAACGCAGCAGAGTATCTGAAGGTCAGGCCACGTGCTGATCAGCCACTGTACGTCATCTGCCAGTCCGGAACGCGTGGCCGCAAGGCTTGCGAGGCATTACAGGCTGCGGGTGGCACCTCGGTTATCAATGTTGAAGGTGGCACTGCAGCGTGGATTGCAGCGGGCCTACCCGTCGTGCGAGGAAGGCAGGTCATCTCACTTGAAAGGCAGGTCCGTATCGCTGCAGGCAGCCTGGTGTTCGCATCGGTCTTGCTGGGCTGGTTTGTGCATCCCTATTTCCTGGGCCTTGCAGCATTTGTGGGGGCAGGGCTGGTCTTTGCTGGAATCACAGATACCTGTGGCATGGGATTGATGCTGGCTCGCATGCCGTGGAATAGAGTTCGAACCGCTACACCAGCCAGTTGTCCAGTTCCACAAAACACTTGA
- the guaB gene encoding IMP dehydrogenase, with amino-acid sequence MLDRIAYQGITFDDVLLEPGYSEVLPRDADVRTNLTRNIRLNIPIISSPMDTVTESDLAIALAQEGGLGVIHKNLTVDQQTREVDKVKRSENGVITDPVTLSPDATVGMARRVMEQYKISGVPITVGPVLKGILTRRDLRFLTDNEQKLHEVMTKDNLVTAQEETTLEEAEKILTNNKVEKLLLVDRYYHLKGLITIKDIDKMQNYPNACKDKRGRLRVGAAIGVRDYERASSLIKAGVDVLVVDSAHGHSSNVIETVAELKKRFTVDVIAGNVATAEGARALAQAGADAIKVGIGPGSICTTRVISGVGVPQITAIAHSAKGVNEYEVPLISDGGIRYSGDITKAIAAGANCVMVGGLFAGLAESPGQTILYQGRTFKAYRGMGSIGAMQAGSSDRYRQDARDGQVSKLVPEGVEGRVPFKGPLAPFVFQLVGGLRAGMGYCGTRTIEDLRTKARFISISPASVQEGHPHDIYITSESPNYSQSPAYASERSH; translated from the coding sequence ATGCTTGATCGTATTGCTTACCAGGGTATTACTTTTGACGATGTCTTGCTTGAACCAGGTTACAGTGAAGTCCTGCCCCGCGATGCTGATGTCAGAACCAATCTGACGCGCAACATCCGCCTCAACATTCCCATCATCTCCTCACCTATGGATACGGTCACAGAAAGTGACCTCGCGATTGCTTTGGCTCAGGAAGGTGGTCTAGGTGTCATTCACAAGAACTTGACCGTAGATCAGCAGACCCGCGAAGTGGATAAGGTGAAACGCTCTGAAAACGGTGTCATCACCGATCCGGTAACCTTAAGCCCCGATGCCACGGTCGGCATGGCCCGTCGCGTGATGGAACAGTACAAGATCAGCGGAGTACCTATCACGGTAGGACCGGTGCTCAAAGGCATTCTCACCCGGCGTGATCTTCGTTTTTTGACAGATAATGAGCAGAAACTGCATGAGGTGATGACGAAAGACAACCTCGTTACTGCCCAGGAGGAAACGACACTGGAGGAGGCAGAGAAGATACTCACCAATAATAAGGTAGAGAAACTTCTCCTAGTAGACCGATATTACCATTTGAAGGGGCTGATAACGATCAAGGACATCGACAAAATGCAGAATTACCCTAATGCCTGCAAGGATAAGCGCGGGCGTTTACGGGTAGGTGCAGCTATTGGGGTGCGTGATTACGAGCGCGCTTCCTCGCTCATTAAAGCAGGCGTTGATGTACTAGTAGTCGATTCAGCACATGGTCATTCGTCCAATGTCATTGAAACCGTTGCTGAACTGAAAAAACGGTTCACGGTTGATGTCATAGCAGGAAACGTGGCTACGGCAGAAGGCGCCAGGGCATTGGCCCAGGCTGGTGCAGATGCCATTAAAGTAGGCATCGGGCCAGGTAGTATCTGTACGACACGAGTGATTTCCGGCGTGGGAGTTCCCCAGATTACGGCAATTGCCCATTCCGCCAAAGGTGTGAATGAATACGAAGTGCCCTTGATCTCCGATGGGGGAATACGCTATTCGGGCGACATTACCAAGGCCATTGCAGCAGGTGCAAACTGCGTGATGGTAGGTGGCCTGTTTGCGGGGTTAGCGGAAAGTCCGGGACAGACGATTCTGTACCAGGGCCGAACATTCAAAGCGTATCGCGGCATGGGTTCCATTGGAGCCATGCAGGCTGGTAGCAGTGATCGCTACCGACAGGATGCCAGAGATGGCCAGGTCAGCAAGCTGGTGCCGGAAGGAGTCGAGGGCAGGGTGCCGTTCAAAGGCCCACTGGCTCCCTTTGTCTTCCAACTGGTAGGTGGCTTGCGGGCAGGCATGGGGTATTGTGGGACCAGGACCATTGAAGATCTTCGCACCAAAGCAAGGTTCATTTCAATCAGTCCTGCTTCCGTCCAGGAGGGACATCCACATGATATTTACATTACGAGCGAATCGCCAAACTACAGCCAGTCGCCAGCTTACGCTTCTGAGCGTAGCCACTAG
- the asnB gene encoding asparagine synthase (glutamine-hydrolyzing), giving the protein MCGIYGFWQSPRLPDEAAQAVLQNMGDRLRHRGPDDYGAKILESHGLALGHRRLSIIDLSPAGRQPMSTPDGRLVITFNGEIYNYRTLRQELQSLGHSFRTQTDTEVILVGYQQWGDEVFSKLAGMFALALWDASNHTLKLVRDPTGVKPLLYRYSETHFAFASEVKGFLPVPGMKLEINRVSMATYLEFGYLYDNLSTLFTDVEKVPPGSMVNCTWKEGSIHVSGPQAYWKYPQAEADRPLSASELDDLVEQLHTTLQEVVATQLQSDVPVGLLLSGGLDSSILAAYAVRALKEPLKTVCMGFDPTPLDERPYARQVADFLKTDHREMIFRPDDILSEIQTNILYYDDLFWDTGFLSSLAIYRSCKAQGLTVMLVGEGSDELFGGYQNFQSAVQHRWLPNQLFQYRQYRHRSGQQWGNSFQQMMRLQNRLLFENQGDRFQAVRQFELRHQIPNNLNMKVDRASMASSVEARVPFQDPRLLNLVCRWPTSALLGDGMNKRVLRMLAQKHQLLPAEIYQRQKFGMMLPGQWMEQASEFKNLARDAMLQPGGLADHFGLRRPMERFFEGKDDASWRHVRKHLAYNTVAWRLAILALWCDAWKREGVGW; this is encoded by the coding sequence ATGTGTGGCATCTACGGGTTTTGGCAATCGCCTCGGCTTCCTGATGAAGCTGCACAGGCTGTATTGCAGAACATGGGGGATAGACTTCGCCATCGCGGGCCCGATGACTACGGTGCAAAGATATTGGAGTCTCACGGTTTAGCCCTGGGACATCGGCGGCTGTCGATCATCGACCTTTCGCCCGCTGGCAGGCAGCCGATGTCAACGCCGGATGGTCGTTTGGTCATTACCTTCAATGGGGAAATTTACAACTACCGCACCCTGCGACAGGAATTGCAATCACTCGGACATTCTTTCCGCACACAAACCGATACCGAAGTCATTCTGGTTGGGTACCAGCAATGGGGCGATGAGGTCTTTTCAAAACTGGCAGGCATGTTTGCCTTGGCATTGTGGGATGCTTCAAATCACACCTTGAAACTGGTGCGTGATCCGACCGGTGTGAAGCCGTTGCTTTATCGTTACTCGGAAACTCACTTCGCATTCGCTTCAGAAGTGAAAGGCTTTCTGCCTGTCCCAGGAATGAAACTCGAAATCAACCGGGTTTCGATGGCAACCTACCTGGAGTTTGGCTACCTCTACGACAACCTCAGTACACTGTTTACCGATGTGGAAAAAGTGCCGCCTGGCAGCATGGTGAACTGTACGTGGAAAGAGGGCAGCATCCATGTTTCCGGCCCGCAGGCTTATTGGAAGTATCCGCAAGCGGAAGCTGACAGGCCGCTTTCAGCATCTGAATTGGATGATCTCGTTGAACAGTTGCACACCACTTTGCAGGAAGTAGTTGCTACGCAACTACAGTCGGATGTACCGGTTGGCTTATTGTTATCGGGTGGTCTCGATTCGAGCATCCTGGCTGCATATGCAGTGCGGGCACTCAAGGAGCCACTGAAAACGGTGTGCATGGGCTTCGATCCGACGCCACTGGATGAGCGCCCCTATGCCCGGCAGGTGGCAGACTTCCTCAAGACCGATCACCGCGAGATGATCTTCCGGCCCGATGACATTCTGTCCGAGATTCAGACCAACATTCTCTATTACGATGACCTGTTCTGGGATACCGGGTTTCTGAGCAGCCTGGCTATCTATCGCAGTTGCAAGGCACAAGGCCTGACCGTGATGCTGGTGGGCGAAGGTTCCGATGAACTGTTTGGCGGGTACCAGAATTTCCAATCGGCAGTTCAGCATCGCTGGCTGCCTAACCAGTTGTTTCAATATCGTCAATACCGGCATCGCAGCGGCCAGCAGTGGGGCAACTCTTTCCAGCAGATGATGCGTTTGCAGAATCGACTGCTGTTTGAGAATCAAGGTGATCGCTTTCAGGCAGTGAGGCAGTTTGAGTTACGACATCAGATTCCCAACAATTTGAATATGAAGGTAGACCGGGCGAGCATGGCCAGCAGCGTGGAAGCTCGCGTTCCGTTCCAGGACCCACGGTTGCTCAACCTCGTCTGTCGCTGGCCCACCTCGGCATTGCTTGGCGATGGCATGAACAAACGCGTGCTTCGAATGCTGGCACAGAAGCACCAATTGCTGCCTGCGGAAATTTACCAGCGACAGAAGTTCGGCATGATGCTGCCGGGGCAATGGATGGAACAGGCGAGTGAGTTCAAGAACCTGGCACGCGATGCCATGCTGCAACCAGGCGGGCTGGCGGATCACTTTGGATTACGGAGACCAATGGAACGGTTTTTCGAGGGGAAGGACGACGCATCGTGGAGGCATGTACGCAAACATCTGGCATATAACACCGTCGCCTGGCGACTGGCGATATTAGCTCTCTGGTGTGATGCGTGGAAACGGGAAGGGGTGGGGTGGTAA
- a CDS encoding glycosyltransferase — MLHLVHVLTSLEYGGIESFALRLLKRLPRDQFRSSIMITTPEQGKRYDDFVAEVNLPAFHCYYQHRRRVRFIRALSRQLKGIRPDIVLSYAYGTHAMVAIASWLAGIPRNYVRVAGEPVRHLKKSKLMTKLGRPFCHGEIAVSKATARQLVENIGLPANRVFTIENGCEVEEIQSRANRSVHIPSDTLRLIMVSRMDDAKDHETLLQAVAKLSAQGKKVQLQLAGEGPSRPSHEALARQLGIVDQVQFLGNCQNVPELLGQADFLVHSTRTEGMPNVLLEAMAAEIPIIASDIEPCRELIQDGVCGKLFVKGEVDSLIQAIVDLQSAPRLQKQLTSAAAQRVREQYHVDRMAQRYIHLFQHGTPD; from the coding sequence ATGCTTCACCTGGTTCATGTTCTTACATCGCTGGAGTATGGGGGCATCGAGAGTTTTGCCTTGCGTCTGCTGAAGCGATTGCCTCGTGATCAATTCCGCTCCTCCATCATGATTACAACGCCTGAGCAGGGGAAGCGATACGATGATTTTGTTGCTGAAGTCAACCTGCCTGCGTTTCATTGTTATTATCAGCATCGGAGGCGAGTACGATTCATTCGTGCACTGTCGCGACAACTGAAAGGCATTCGGCCTGACATCGTTCTTTCCTACGCCTATGGCACGCATGCCATGGTGGCGATTGCATCCTGGCTCGCGGGTATTCCACGCAATTATGTTCGCGTAGCGGGTGAGCCTGTCAGGCATTTGAAAAAATCGAAGCTGATGACGAAGCTGGGGCGTCCATTCTGTCACGGTGAAATTGCTGTTTCGAAAGCAACCGCCCGGCAACTGGTCGAAAACATTGGCCTGCCTGCAAACCGTGTCTTCACTATTGAAAATGGTTGCGAAGTGGAGGAGATTCAATCGCGTGCCAATCGTTCAGTCCATATTCCTTCTGATACACTTCGACTGATCATGGTCAGTCGCATGGATGATGCCAAGGATCATGAAACTTTGCTTCAGGCAGTGGCGAAGCTCAGTGCACAGGGAAAGAAAGTGCAACTGCAACTGGCAGGCGAAGGCCCATCGCGACCGAGCCATGAAGCGCTCGCCAGGCAACTGGGCATTGTCGATCAAGTGCAATTCCTCGGCAATTGCCAGAATGTGCCAGAGTTATTGGGGCAAGCAGACTTTCTGGTTCACAGCACCCGAACCGAGGGCATGCCCAATGTGCTGCTTGAAGCGATGGCTGCCGAGATTCCGATCATTGCTTCGGATATTGAACCGTGCAGGGAATTGATTCAGGATGGCGTTTGTGGCAAGCTGTTTGTAAAAGGAGAAGTGGATTCGCTCATTCAAGCTATTGTTGATTTGCAATCGGCCCCAAGGTTGCAGAAGCAACTCACCTCTGCAGCAGCGCAGCGAGTCAGGGAACAGTACCATGTAGATCGCATGGCACAGCGGTACATTCACCTCTTCCAGCACGGCACACCGGATTAA